TGACTTTGCCGCCGCATGATAATAGCGTGTCGGCTTATGCGCGGATTAAGCCGCGCTTAACAATGGCCGTCTGAAAAGGCCGTCTGAAAGCGCAGCTTCAACGAAGTTAAAATCGGTTTTCAGAAACGTCATCCCCGCGCAGGCGGGGACGGCCTCAAACAAGCAAAAATAAGGAACCCCGCCATGCGCGAAATCAAGCCCTTATTGGTGTTCGCCACCCTGCTCGAATGCCGCACGATGACCGCCGCCGCGCAAAAGCTCGGCATGAGCGCGCCGGCGGTCAGCCAGCATGTCGCCCATTTGGAGCGCGAATACGGCGTGAAGCTGCTCAACCGCAGCACACGCACGCTCACGCCCACCGACGCGGGGCGCGCCATGGCCGAGTCCTGCCGCCGCCTGCTGCGCTGCTCGGAAGACGCCTTCGCGCTGCTTGCGCAGGTAAACGGCGAAATCGCCGGCACCGTCCGCATCGCCCTGCCCTCGGGCATGGCCGCCCATCCCGCGCTGCGCCGCAGCCTCGAACGCCTGCTGGCCGAACATCCCGCCGTGCGCCCCGAGCTGCTGTTTGACGACGGCCTGCTCGACTTGCAGCGCGCCAACGCCGACATCGCCCTGCGCGGCGGCGAACACGCGCTCGACGACGAAAACCTGGTCGCCCGCCTTCTTACCCGCCAGCACTGGGTGATTTGCGCCGCCCCCGCCTACGCCGCCCGCCACAGCGTGTCCGCGCCGCACGATTTGGCCGCCTGCCGCTGGCTGTATTACCGGCCCGCCCGCCTGCCCATGCGGCGCGGCGCGGAATTTGCCGACCTGCTGATCGGCGACGAGGGCATCCGCTGCACCCAGCTTGGCGCGCTGCTCGAACTGGTGCGCGCGGGTCTGGGGCTGGCGGTGTTCCTCGAAGGCGACGTGGCGGACGACTTGGCCTCAGGCCGTCTGAAACGCATCCTGCCCGACTGGACGCTGTCGGCGGTGGACGTGTACGCGGTAACGCCCTACCGCGTGCAGTCCGCCCGCACCGAAGCCGTGC
The window above is part of the Neisseria bacilliformis genome. Proteins encoded here:
- a CDS encoding LysR family transcriptional regulator, giving the protein MREIKPLLVFATLLECRTMTAAAQKLGMSAPAVSQHVAHLEREYGVKLLNRSTRTLTPTDAGRAMAESCRRLLRCSEDAFALLAQVNGEIAGTVRIALPSGMAAHPALRRSLERLLAEHPAVRPELLFDDGLLDLQRANADIALRGGEHALDDENLVARLLTRQHWVICAAPAYAARHSVSAPHDLAACRWLYYRPARLPMRRGAEFADLLIGDEGIRCTQLGALLELVRAGLGLAVFLEGDVADDLASGRLKRILPDWTLSAVDVYAVTPYRVQSARTEAVLRILLEEFARTSAKAV